One genomic segment of Hemiscyllium ocellatum isolate sHemOce1 chromosome 49, sHemOce1.pat.X.cur, whole genome shotgun sequence includes these proteins:
- the LOC132837349 gene encoding zinc finger protein 501-like, giving the protein METPFANSPPEGDSSEPAGRRELPAEERCPEPDPPSSSPGPPCSEPERGGESGGDGEPGDAAQGEGAEEEEEEGEPEPGEGERPGSPGSSSSTSPGGRPFTCPLCQQSFLRLSWFLVHERLHLDGRLHCCPVCSKSFGQASDLRAHCRGHARPPRAHQRVHARAQAEPRRTRSSSKASSEEKQQEPAEAPSRQRRRRPSPPHRCQACGEAFSTASKLLLHQSSHAGERPFLCDVCRAGFSRPAELAVHRRSHAGDRPYQCEVCHRRFAYDSSLAMHRRAHAGERPYRCGACGKSFATSSKLLKHRRVHSEEEKEVQQPPAQQQQQPQPAPGAGPKPFRCQTCGRAFSQSSDVLKHQRTHTGEKPFQCELCERSFTQLSTLLNHQRIHLGEKPHRCEACGRAFTQLSTLLNHQRTHTGEKPYRCETCHKAFAQSSSLLNHRRIHTGEKPFQCALCSKSYSTSSSLSVHQRSHV; this is encoded by the coding sequence TGGAGGGGAGAGTGGCGGCGATGGCGAGCCCGGGGATGCGGCGCAGGGCGAGGGagcggaggaagaggaggaggagggggagccgGAACCCGGGGAGGGGGAGAGGCCGGGCTCCcccggcagcagcagcagcaccagccCCGGCGGCCGGCCCTTCACCTGCCCGCTGTGCCAGCAGTCGTTCCTGCGGCTCTCCTGGTTCCTGGTGCACGAGCGCCTCCACCTGGACGGCCGGCTGCACTGCTGCCCGGTCTGCAGCAAGTCGTTCGGCCAGGCCTCGGACCTGCGGGCGCACTGCCGCGGGCACGCCCGCCCGCCCCGGGCCCACCAGCGGGTGCACGCCCGGGCCCAAGCCGAGCCGCGCCGCACCCGCTCCTCCTCCAAGGCGTCCTCGGAGGAGAAGCAGCAGGAACCGGCAGAGGCCCCCTCCCGGCAGCGGCGGCGGCGTCCCTCCCCCCCGCACCGCTGCCAGGCGTGCGGCGAAGCCTTCAGCACCGCCTCCAAGCTGCTGCTGCACCAGAGCAGCCACGCCGGCGAGCGGCCCTTCCTGTGCGACGTCTGCCGGGCCGGCTTCTCGCGGCCGGCCGAGCTGGCCGTGCACCGCCGCAGCCACGCCGGCGACCGGCCTTACCAGTGCGAGGTCTGCCACCGCCGCTTCGCCTACGACTCCTCGCTGGCCATGCACCGGCGCGCCCACGCCGGCGAGCGGCCCTACCGCTGCGGCGCCTGCGGCAAATCCTTCGCCACCTCCTCCAAGCTGCTgaagcaccggcgggtccactccgaggaggagaaggaggtgcagcagccgcccgcccagcagcagcagcagccccagCCCGCTCCCGGCGCCGGGCCCAAGCCCTtccgctgccagacctgcggccGCGCCTTCAGCCAGTCCTCGGACGTGCTGAAGCACCAGCGCACCCACACCGGCGAGAAGCCTTTCCAGTGCGAGCTGTGCGAGCGCTCCTTCACCCAGCTCTCCACCCTGCTCAACCACCAGCGCATCCACCTGGGCGAGAAGCCGCACCGCTGCGAGGCGTGCGGCCGCGCCTTCACCCAGCTCTCCACCCTGCTCAACCACCAGCGCACCCACACCGGCGAGAAGCCCTACCGCTGCGAGACCTGCCACAAGGCCTTTGCCCAGTCCTCCAGCCTGCTCAACCACCGGCGCATCCACACTGGCGAGAAGCCCTTCCAGTGCGCGCTCTGCTCCAAGTCCTACTCCACCTCCTCCTCGCTGTCCGTGCACCAGCGCTCGCACGTCTGA